TGGACACGGACTGGCAGAAGGTAAAAGATTATGGCTTTTCCTTACTCACATTGTGCCCACCGGCGAGCCGGGCGTGTTCGGCTTTCGCTCGCAGGGAGCGTGGCTGGCGGAGGTGTTAGACCATTCCCTTCCGCCCACGCAATGGCGGTCCCACCTCTCTTTCGGTAGCGCGGTATGGGGCGACGGCAAGTGGGTGTACATCTACGGTATCCGAGATGACCGATCGCGCAGCCCGTTGAAGCGCGGACTGGGGGTTGCCCGTGTGCCTGTGGGCAGAATGGCTCATTTTACCGCGTGGCAGTTCTGGACGCTGAACGGCTGGAACCACCGATGGCGCGAATGTTCCGTTTCAGGTGATGACATCGGCGCGGAGTTCAGCGTGAGCTTCGTACCCGCCCTGCGCAAGTGGGCACTGGTGTACTCCCCCGCCGACCTCTCGCCCGAAATCCGTCTGCGCTGGGCAAACTCGCCGACGGGCGCATGGAGCGAACCGCAAACGGTGTACCGCTGCCCCGATGTACAGAAAGGGCAACACGTCTTCTGCCACGCGGCGAAAGCGCACTCCGAGCTCTCCGCCCCCAACGAACTGCTGGTCACCTATGCCACCAACTCTTTCGAGATGAGCGAGGTGCTGAACAACGCGGCGCTGTATGTGCCTCGCTTTGTGCGATTGCGTTTCCTGCGGTGAACCTGTTATACCCGCTCATCTGGAAGAACAGTTCCTGTTTTGCGCCGGCGAAAGTCGCCGAAGTGGTGGAAGGTGAGGAAGTTCGCGTCA
This region of Bacillota bacterium genomic DNA includes:
- a CDS encoding DUF4185 domain-containing protein; the encoded protein is MHLPLPQIEALPETRWERHFHRQAGWIGSDCAYSVPLDAERTLWLFGDTHFGEVRDGRRANAQMVMGNSIAIQQGKDTQSARLRFFFGAGGVDKLTAFLRPRASRGWFWFGHGLAEGKRLWLFLTHIVPTGEPGVFGFRSQGAWLAEVLDHSLPPTQWRSHLSFGSAVWGDGKWVYIYGIRDDRSRSPLKRGLGVARVPVGRMAHFTAWQFWTLNGWNHRWRECSVSGDDIGAEFSVSFVPALRKWALVYSPADLSPEIRLRWANSPTGAWSEPQTVYRCPDVQKGQHVFCHAAKAHSELSAPNELLVTYATNSFEMSEVLNNAALYVPRFVRLRFLR